Below is a genomic region from Mucilaginibacter auburnensis.
CGCGCAAATATAGTCCGTTTGAATGGCAGTCAACCGAGGGCTTGAACGTTCCTGCAGCACCCAACACCACCTATGTTAACATTAAAATATGCAACAACACTGCCGGCGACCTCAACTATGAGCATAATTCCAGCTTTGGTGCCTGCCTAGTTGACAATTATGCCATGCCTGCAGGCTCAACCCAGGAAGTATATAATAATATGCTGTACAACACCTTTACATCAACGGGCATTAACCACCGCATATTCCAGTTCTCTGATTCGGCTTTAGAAGCGCAGGCTGTGGCAAATAAAAATATCTATTATGCCGATGAGGTGGCCGCCGGCTTTGATGAAGTAACCCTTATGTTAAGTAACGCCTCGCCCGCCAAAAACGCAGGGCTAAGCGGGCATTTGATAGATCCTTTAGATTATCATAAACTGCCGTTTAATCCGGCTTCTCCTTCTATTGGGGCAGTGCAGTAATTACAAACCATTTCAATTTCAACTTGTTAAACCTTTATAAACTCAAACAATTATGAAAACGATAGTAATTCCCGGCGACCCACACACCCTAACTGCAGTAATGGTAAATCAAACAGAAGAGTTTCATGACCATGAGGTGGTGCAGCTGCAATCATCAGACGGCTTGCATACGGTTGAGAAAACCATCTTCCGCGTGGTTGACGGCGGCGAAGACCAGTGGGAACTGCAGTTTGAATAACACGCTAAATAGCAAGAAATAAATACGAGGTGCCCATTGCACAAAGTGAACTATTGTTAGTCGGATAATTTATATCTTTAATTATGAACACACCGGCTAAAGTATTGGTTGCTTTTGTAGCTATTGAGCACCTTTTAATTTTATGGATAGAGATGTTTGCCTGGGAAACCGCAGGCAAAAAAGTATTTAAAAGCTTACCCGAAAATCTTTTTTCATCTACTAAAACATTGGCTGCCAATCAGGGCCTGTACAATGGCTTTCTTTCGGCCGGCCTTATCTGGAGTTTGATCATTGGCGATGCCATTTGGCAAAACAACGTAGCGCTGTTTTTTTTAGGATGTGTTATAGTGGCGGGGATTTACGGTGCGGCAACCTCATCCATCAAAATATTTTTTGTGCAGGCACTACCGGCTATAATTGCTTTGGCGGTGGTTTACTTGAGCCGGTAGTTTAATATGATTTATAATAAAATAGTTGAAAAAAATCGTTTCATCCGTCTCATTTTCGTTTCACTAAAAATAAGCAAATATCTTATTATTTGGTAGTTACGAAAAATATCGTTTCAAATCGTCTCACCCACACAATGAGACGATGAGACGCTATAAGTAGCTGTTTACAGCATCCCTCACCCTGCCTAAATAACCGGCACCAAACAAGTTAAGATGTACCAGCAGCGGGTACAGGTTCCAAAGATCGGTGCGTTGCTGCCAGCCTTTGCTCAACGGAAAGGCTTCGTGGTAGCTGAGATAGAACTCATTAGAGAATCCGCCAAACAAGGTGGTCATAGCCAGATCAGCCTCCCTGTTGCCGTAATATACAGCAGGGTCTATCAGGTAGGGCTCATCAGCCGGTGTGGTGAGGTAGTTGCCGCTCCAAAGGTCGCCGTGCAGTAATGCGGGCGCTTCTTCGTCAAACAGCTCGGGGAGTTTGGCATATAGTTTTTCAAAGTTACCGGCATCGGCATACTCTAAAAGTCGTTTATCAACCGCCATGCTCACCATGGGCTGCAGGCGTTCCTGCACAAAAAAATCGCTCCACTTGTTATGCTTACGGTTTGACTGCGGTAACGACCCCATGTAGTTATCATGGTCAAGCCCGAAACGCTCTGCAGTATTTCTGTGCATGTCTGCCAGCTGAGTTCCTAACAGCGTAGTCGCCTGTACTGAACCTCGCTTACTGTCTATCCACTCCAGCAATAAAAAGCTCTCATTGCCGGCGTCGCCTTGTAAAATAATGGAAGGCACCCTCACGGTTCCGGTTTGGGTCATGAGTTGAAGACCTTGTGCTTCGGCCTCAAACATGCCGGGATAAAGGGTTTTGTGGTTAACCTTCAAAAAATATTTACCCGTTGCCGTTTGCAACTCGTAAGCTATATTGATGCTGCCGCCGCTCACAAAACGTGATCCGGTAATGGCAGTTGACAGGTGTGCCTCTACTATTGCTAATATCCCTTTGGATGGTGTCATCGGTCCAAATTAGGTAAAACTAAAGTACCGTACAAATTTCAGGTAAAAAAGCTATTTTTGCCGCTGAATGAAGCACATACGCAATTTTTGTATTATAGCACATATTGACCACGGCAAGAGTACCCTTGCTGAT
It encodes:
- a CDS encoding DUF1304 domain-containing protein, which translates into the protein MNTPAKVLVAFVAIEHLLILWIEMFAWETAGKKVFKSLPENLFSSTKTLAANQGLYNGFLSAGLIWSLIIGDAIWQNNVALFFLGCVIVAGIYGAATSSIKIFFVQALPAIIALAVVYLSR
- a CDS encoding fructosamine kinase family protein, whose protein sequence is MTPSKGILAIVEAHLSTAITGSRFVSGGSINIAYELQTATGKYFLKVNHKTLYPGMFEAEAQGLQLMTQTGTVRVPSIILQGDAGNESFLLLEWIDSKRGSVQATTLLGTQLADMHRNTAERFGLDHDNYMGSLPQSNRKHNKWSDFFVQERLQPMVSMAVDKRLLEYADAGNFEKLYAKLPELFDEEAPALLHGDLWSGNYLTTPADEPYLIDPAVYYGNREADLAMTTLFGGFSNEFYLSYHEAFPLSKGWQQRTDLWNLYPLLVHLNLFGAGYLGRVRDAVNSYL